A single Anopheles maculipalpis chromosome 3RL, idAnoMacuDA_375_x, whole genome shotgun sequence DNA region contains:
- the LOC126563823 gene encoding epidermal growth factor receptor isoform X4, whose translation MKGYNTSLAGTVLFAVLLLVALLPVPARAGYEMYRQHRQRQQMERQMQLRHHEEKKSEFVKGKICIGTNGRMSVPANRDYHYKNLRDRYTNCTYVDGNLEITWISNITDLNFLQHIREVTGYVLISHIDLPQVILPRLQIIRGRTTFKLNKWEEAYGLFVSFSHMNTLELPALRDILAGSVGFFNNYNLCHMKSISWEEIVSDPQFSLQYTFNFSSPERECPPCHPSCEAGCWGEGAHNCQRFSKLNCSPQCSQGRCFGPKPRECCHLFCAGGCTGPTQQDCLACKNFYDDGVCKQECPPMQIYNPTNYFWEPNPDGKYAYGATCVRKCPEHLLKDNGACVRKCPKGKMPQNSECVPCKGVCPKTCPGEGIVHSDNIGNYKDCTIIEGSLEILDQSFDGFQQVYTNFSFGPRYIKIDPERLEVFSTVKEITGFINIQAHHENFTTLNYFRNLEVVGGRQLKENLFASVYIVKTSLKSLELKSLKRVNSGSIVILENSDLCFVEDIDWSEIKKSTDHEVMVQKNRNATVCHAEGMQCSEQCSKAGCWGKGPEQCLECKNVKYKGKCLDSCKSMPKLYQVDSKTCGNCHDECNDFCYGPNADNCGSCVHVKDGRFCVAECPIMKHAMNGTCINCHKTCVGCRGPRDTIAPDGCISCEKAIIGSDATIERCLMKDEPCPDGYYSDYVLQEEGPLKQLSGKAVCRKCHPRCKKCTGYGFHEQFCQECTGYKKGEQCEDECPQDYYANEDTRICLPCHQECRGCHGLGADHCDECRNLKLFEGDPYDNSTAFTCVNNCPASHPYKRFPQEAGKLGPYCSADPLQSGLRIEQQTQVKIVMGSVFVLVLVCIVFGVLFVLFSRHKNKKDAVKMTMALAGCEDSEPLRPSNVGPNLTKLRIIKEAEIRRGGVLGMGAFGRVFKGVWMPEGESVKIPVAIKVLMEMSGSESSKEFLEEAYIMASVEHPNLLKLLAVCMTSQMMLITQLMPLGCLLDYVRNNKDKIGSKALLNWSTQIARGMAYLEERRLVHRDLAARNVLVQTPSCVKITDFGLAKLLDYDSDEYRAAGGKMPIKWLALECIRHRVFTSKSDVWAFGVTIWELLTYGARPYENVPAKDVPELIEIGHKLPQPDICSLDVYCILLSCWVLDADARPTFKQLAETFAEKARDPGRYLMIPGDKFMRLPSYTNQDEKDLIRTLAPVAMAAAAAATSTVDVPSTIAETDEYLQPKSRPSIMLPGPSAVDPSDEVPKSLRYCKDPLKPDDETDGNGKEVGVGGIRLNLPLDEDDYLMPTCQSQNQSAPGYMDLIGVPASVDNPEYLMGSTQAIAAVAQGSMGSHTPPPNSPHGITMQTSSQHSQIQLQPIQQPSFSNSSNSSNSSSNSCNTTINNNSPNRLIIRPLPTALTVHHAGLHQQQSSPPTQTIGIPLSPTETEATSSEHEYYNDLQRELIPLHRNETTV comes from the exons TATGCATCGGTACGAATGGACGAATGTCAGTGCCGGCGAATCGCGATTATCACTACAAAAATTTGCGCGATCGCTACACCAACTGTACGTACGTGGACGGCAATCTGGAGATCACCTGGATATCGAACATCACCGACCTCAACTTTCTTCAGCACATCCGCGAGGTGACCGGGTACGTGCTGATCAGTCATATCGATCTGCCGCAGGTCATCCTGCCCAGGCTACAGATCATCCGCGGCCGTACCACATTCAAGCTAAACAAGTGGGAAGAAGCGTACGGactgtttgtttcgttttcgcaCATGAACACACTGGAGCTGCCCGCCCTGCGCGATATTCTTGCCGGTTCGGTTGGGTTCTTCAACAACTACAATCTGTGCCACATGAAATCGATCAGCTGGGAGGAAATTGTGTCCGATCCGCAGTTCAGCCTGCAGTACACGTTCAACTTCTCGTCACCCGAGCGCGAATGTCCACCCTGCCATCCGTCGTGTGAGGCTGGTTGTTGGGGTGAGGGCGCTCACAACTGTCAACGGTTTAGCAAGCTAAACTGCTCGCCCCAGTGCTCGCAGGGTAGATGCTTTGGACCGAAACCCCGCGAATGTTGCCATCTGTTCTGTGCCGGCGGTTGTACCGGTCCGACCCAGCAAGACTGTCTAGCGTGTAAGAACTTCTACGACGACGGTGTCTGCAAGCAGGAATGTCCACCGATGCAGAT ATACAATCCAACAAACTACTTCTGGGAACCGAATCCCGATGGCAAATACGCTTACGGTGCGACCTGTGTGCGGAAATGTCCCGAGCATCTGCTGAAAGACAACGGCGCGTGTGTGCGCAAGTGTCCCAAGGGAAAGATGCCACAGAACAGTGAGTGTGTGCCGTGCAAAGGCGTGTGTCCAAAGACCTGTCCGGGCGAAGGTATCGTGCATTCGGACAACATCGGAAACTATAAAGACTGTACCATCATCGAAGGATCGCTGGAGATTCTCGACCAATCGTTCGATGGGTTCCAGCAAGTGTACACCAACTTTTCGTTCGGTCCACGCTACATCAAGATCGATCCCGAGCGATTGGAGGTGTTTTCGACTGTGAAGGAAATTACGGGTTTCATCAACATTCAGGCACATCACGAAAACTTTACCACGCTGAACTACTTCCGAAATCTAGAAGTTGTCGGTGGTCGTCAGCTGAAGGAAAATCTGTTCGCCTCAGTGTACATTGTAAAG ACATCACTGAAATCGCTGGAACTGAAGTCACTCAAGCGCGTCAATTCGGGCTCGATTGTGATACTGGAAAATAGCGATCTTTGCTTCGTGGAGGACATTGATTGGAGCGAAATCAAAAAGAGTACCGATCACGAGGTGATGGTACAGAAGAACCGTAATGCTACCGTGTGTC ATGCTGAGGGAATGCAATGTTCGGAGCAGTGCTCCAAGGCGGGATGCTGGGGCAAAGGACCGGAACAGTGCTTGGAGTGCAAGAATGTCAAGTACAAGGGAAAATGTTTGGACAGTTGCAAGAGCATGCCAAA ATTGTACCAAGTGGACTCAAAGACCTGTGGTAACTGTCACGATGAATGTAATGATTTCTGCTACGGGCCGAATGCAGACAACTGTGGTTCTTGCGTACACGTGAAGGATGGTCGTTTCTGCGTGGCGGAATGTCCAATCATGAAGCACGCAATGAACGGAACGTGTATCAACTGTCACAAAACGTGCGTTGGATGCCGTGGCCCTCGGGACACGATCGCGCCGGATGGTTGTATTTCGTGTGAAAAAGCAATCATCGGTAGTGATGCGACGATTGAACGATGCTTAATGAAGGATGAACCTTGTCCAG ATGGATACTACAGCGATTATGTGCTGCAAGAGGAAGGACCTCTGAAGCAACTGTCCGGAAAAGCGGTGTGTCGCAAGTGTCACCCTCGCTGCAAGAAGTGTACCGGCTACGGGTTCCACGAACAATTCTGTCAAGAGTGTACCGGCTACAAGAAGGGTGAACAGTGTGAAGACGAATGCCCACAGGATTACTATGCAAACGAAGACACCCGTATCTGCCTACCTTGCCACCAAGAATGCCGCGGTTGTCACGGGCTCGGTGCCGATCACTGTGACGAGTGTCGCAATCTGAAACTCTTCGAGGGCGATCCGTACGATAACTCAACCGCATTCACTTGCGTCAACAACTGTCCAGCTTCGCATCCTTACAAGCGTTTCCCACAGGAGGCGGGCAAGCTTGGTCCCTACTGCTCAGCCGATCCGCTCCAGAGTGGACTGCGAATTGAGCAACAAACACAGGTGAAGATCGTGATGggcagtgtgtttgtgctggtGCTCGTGTGCATCGTGTTTGGGGTGTTGTTTGTCCTGTTCAGCCgacacaagaacaagaaggATGCAGTTAAGATGACGATGGCATTGGCCGGGTGTGAAGACTCGGAACCGCTTCGTCCGTCGAACGTTGGACCAAACCTAACCAAGCTGCGCATTATAAAGGAGGCTGAGATTCGGCGTGGCGGTGTCTTGGGCATGGGAGCATTCGGTCGTGTGTTCAAGGGCGTCTGGATGCCGGAGGGCGAGAGTGTGAAGATCCCGGTCGCGATCAAGGTGCTGATGGAGATGTCCGGTTCGGAGTCGAGCAAAGAGTTCCTAGAGGAAGCATACATTATGGCGTCAGTGGAGCACCCGAACCTGCTGAAGCTGCTGGCAGTTTGTATGACCTCGCAAATGATGCTGATCACACAGCTTATGCCACTCGGCTGCTTGTTGGACTACGTACGCAACAACAAGGATAAGATTGGTTCGAAAGCGCTCCTCAACTGGTCCACTCAGATTGCACGCGGCATGGCGTATCTGGAGGAACGTCGACTTGTACATCGTGACTTGGCCGCTCGTAACGTTTTGGTACAGACCCCTTCATGTGTTAAGATTACTGATTTCGGATTGGCTAAGTTGCTGGACTACGATTCCGACGAGTACCGAGCAGCAGGCGGCAAGATGCccatcaaatggcttgccCTGGAATGCATTCGGCACCGTGTGTTTACGAGCAAGAGCGACGTATGGGCGTTTGGAGTGACTATTTGGGAGCTGCTGACGTACGGTGCCCGCCCGTACGAAAACGTTCCCGCCAAGGATGTGCCGGAATTGATCGAAATCGGTCACAAATTGCCACAGCCGGATATTTGTTCGCTGGATGTGTACTGCATACTGCTGTCCTGCTGGGTGCTTGATGCCGATGCGAGACCAACGTTCAAACAGCTAGCGGAAACGTTTGCCGAAAAGGCACGTGACCCGGGTCGATACCTTATGATTCCGGGTGATAAGTTTATGCGATTGCCTTCCTACACCAACCAGGACGAGAAGGATCTGATTCGTACCCTCGCGCCGGTTGCGATGGCTGCTGCAGCGGCCGCCACATCAACCGTCGATGTGCCGAGCACGATTGCGGAAACGGACGAATACTTACAGCCAAAATCGCGACCTTCAATTATGTTACCGGGACCGTCGGCGGTTGACCCGTCCGATGAGGTGCCAAAGTCACTGCGTTACTGCAAGGATCCGCTCAAGCCGGACGATGAAACGGACGGCAACGGCAAAGAGGTCGGTGTCGGTGGCATCCGGCTGAATCTGCCGCTGGACGAAGATGACTACCTGATGCCTACTTGCCAAAGCCAAAACCAGTCCGCGCCGGGCTACATGGATCTGATCGGTGTACCGGCAAGCGTTGACAATCCCGAGTATTTGATGGGCTCGACGCAAGCGATTGCGGCGGTCGCGCAGGGATCCATGGGATCGCATACGCCACCGCCCAACTCGCCGCACGGTATAACCATGCAGACGTCGTCACAGCACTCACAGATTCAACTGCAACCGATTCAACAGCC CAgcttcagcaacagcagcaacagcagcaacagcagcagcaacagttgcaacaccaccatcaacaacaactcTCCCAATCGTCTCATCATTCGTCCTCTTCCAACGGCCCTAACGGTCCACCA TGCTGGGCTGCACCAGCAGCAATCATCGCCACCGACGCAAACGATCGGCATCCCACTGTCACCGACGGAAACGGAAGCGACCTCCTCCGAGCACGAGTACTACAACGATCTGCAGCGCGAGCTGATTCCGTTGCATCGTAACGAAACGACTGTCTAA
- the LOC126563823 gene encoding epidermal growth factor receptor isoform X2, whose amino-acid sequence MKGYNTSLAGTVLFAVLLLVALLPVPARAGYEMYRQHRQRQQMERQMQLRHHEEKKSEFVKGKICIGTNGRMSVPANRDYHYKNLRDRYTNCTYVDGNLEITWISNITDLNFLQHIREVTGYVLISHIDLPQVILPRLQIIRGRTTFKLNKWEEAYGLFVSFSHMNTLELPALRDILAGSVGFFNNYNLCHMKSISWEEIVSDPQFSLQYTFNFSSPERECPPCHPSCEAGCWGEGAHNCQRFSKLNCSPQCSQGRCFGPKPRECCHLFCAGGCTGPTQQDCLACKNFYDDGVCKQECPPMQIYNPTNYFWEPNPDGKYAYGATCVRKCPEHLLKDNGACVRKCPKGKMPQNSECVPCKGVCPKTCPGEGIVHSDNIGNYKDCTIIEGSLEILDQSFDGFQQVYTNFSFGPRYIKIDPERLEVFSTVKEITGFINIQAHHENFTTLNYFRNLEVVGGRQLKENLFASVYIVKTSLKSLELKSLKRVNSGSIVILENSDLCFVEDIDWSEIKKSTDHEVMVQKNRNATVCHAEGMQCSEQCSKAGCWGKGPEQCLECKNVKYKGKCLDSCKSMPKLYQVDSKTCGNCHDECNDFCYGPNADNCGSCVHVKDGRFCVAECPIMKHAMNGTCINCHKTCVGCRGPRDTIAPDGCISCEKAIIGSDATIERCLMKDEPCPDGYYSDYVLQEEGPLKQLSGKAVCRKCHPRCKKCTGYGFHEQFCQECTGYKKGEQCEDECPQDYYANEDTRICLPCHQECRGCHGLGADHCDECRNLKLFEGDPYDNSTAFTCVNNCPASHPYKRFPQEAGKLGPYCSADPLQSGLRIEQQTQVKIVMGSVFVLVLVCIVFGVLFVLFSRHKNKKDAVKMTMALAGCEDSEPLRPSNVGPNLTKLRIIKEAEIRRGGVLGMGAFGRVFKGVWMPEGESVKIPVAIKVLMEMSGSESSKEFLEEAYIMASVEHPNLLKLLAVCMTSQMMLITQLMPLGCLLDYVRNNKDKIGSKALLNWSTQIARGMAYLEERRLVHRDLAARNVLVQTPSCVKITDFGLAKLLDYDSDEYRAAGGKMPIKWLALECIRHRVFTSKSDVWAFGVTIWELLTYGARPYENVPAKDVPELIEIGHKLPQPDICSLDVYCILLSCWVLDADARPTFKQLAETFAEKARDPGRYLMIPGDKFMRLPSYTNQDEKDLIRTLAPVAMAAAAAATSTVDVPSTIAETDEYLQPKSRPSIMLPGPSAVDPSDEVPKSLRYCKDPLKPDDETDGNGKEVGVGGIRLNLPLDEDDYLMPTCQSQNQSAPGYMDLIGVPASVDNPEYLMGSTQAIAAVAQGSMGSHTPPPNSPHGITMQTSSQHSQIQLQPIQQPLQVLQHQYQQQLQQQQQQQQQQQQQLQHHHQQQLSQSSHHSSSSNGPNGPPVSHTPSLSNASSSVGLKQPDSIMQMQASSAGLHQQQSSPPTQTIGIPLSPTETEATSSEHEYYNDLQRELIPLHRNETTV is encoded by the exons TATGCATCGGTACGAATGGACGAATGTCAGTGCCGGCGAATCGCGATTATCACTACAAAAATTTGCGCGATCGCTACACCAACTGTACGTACGTGGACGGCAATCTGGAGATCACCTGGATATCGAACATCACCGACCTCAACTTTCTTCAGCACATCCGCGAGGTGACCGGGTACGTGCTGATCAGTCATATCGATCTGCCGCAGGTCATCCTGCCCAGGCTACAGATCATCCGCGGCCGTACCACATTCAAGCTAAACAAGTGGGAAGAAGCGTACGGactgtttgtttcgttttcgcaCATGAACACACTGGAGCTGCCCGCCCTGCGCGATATTCTTGCCGGTTCGGTTGGGTTCTTCAACAACTACAATCTGTGCCACATGAAATCGATCAGCTGGGAGGAAATTGTGTCCGATCCGCAGTTCAGCCTGCAGTACACGTTCAACTTCTCGTCACCCGAGCGCGAATGTCCACCCTGCCATCCGTCGTGTGAGGCTGGTTGTTGGGGTGAGGGCGCTCACAACTGTCAACGGTTTAGCAAGCTAAACTGCTCGCCCCAGTGCTCGCAGGGTAGATGCTTTGGACCGAAACCCCGCGAATGTTGCCATCTGTTCTGTGCCGGCGGTTGTACCGGTCCGACCCAGCAAGACTGTCTAGCGTGTAAGAACTTCTACGACGACGGTGTCTGCAAGCAGGAATGTCCACCGATGCAGAT ATACAATCCAACAAACTACTTCTGGGAACCGAATCCCGATGGCAAATACGCTTACGGTGCGACCTGTGTGCGGAAATGTCCCGAGCATCTGCTGAAAGACAACGGCGCGTGTGTGCGCAAGTGTCCCAAGGGAAAGATGCCACAGAACAGTGAGTGTGTGCCGTGCAAAGGCGTGTGTCCAAAGACCTGTCCGGGCGAAGGTATCGTGCATTCGGACAACATCGGAAACTATAAAGACTGTACCATCATCGAAGGATCGCTGGAGATTCTCGACCAATCGTTCGATGGGTTCCAGCAAGTGTACACCAACTTTTCGTTCGGTCCACGCTACATCAAGATCGATCCCGAGCGATTGGAGGTGTTTTCGACTGTGAAGGAAATTACGGGTTTCATCAACATTCAGGCACATCACGAAAACTTTACCACGCTGAACTACTTCCGAAATCTAGAAGTTGTCGGTGGTCGTCAGCTGAAGGAAAATCTGTTCGCCTCAGTGTACATTGTAAAG ACATCACTGAAATCGCTGGAACTGAAGTCACTCAAGCGCGTCAATTCGGGCTCGATTGTGATACTGGAAAATAGCGATCTTTGCTTCGTGGAGGACATTGATTGGAGCGAAATCAAAAAGAGTACCGATCACGAGGTGATGGTACAGAAGAACCGTAATGCTACCGTGTGTC ATGCTGAGGGAATGCAATGTTCGGAGCAGTGCTCCAAGGCGGGATGCTGGGGCAAAGGACCGGAACAGTGCTTGGAGTGCAAGAATGTCAAGTACAAGGGAAAATGTTTGGACAGTTGCAAGAGCATGCCAAA ATTGTACCAAGTGGACTCAAAGACCTGTGGTAACTGTCACGATGAATGTAATGATTTCTGCTACGGGCCGAATGCAGACAACTGTGGTTCTTGCGTACACGTGAAGGATGGTCGTTTCTGCGTGGCGGAATGTCCAATCATGAAGCACGCAATGAACGGAACGTGTATCAACTGTCACAAAACGTGCGTTGGATGCCGTGGCCCTCGGGACACGATCGCGCCGGATGGTTGTATTTCGTGTGAAAAAGCAATCATCGGTAGTGATGCGACGATTGAACGATGCTTAATGAAGGATGAACCTTGTCCAG ATGGATACTACAGCGATTATGTGCTGCAAGAGGAAGGACCTCTGAAGCAACTGTCCGGAAAAGCGGTGTGTCGCAAGTGTCACCCTCGCTGCAAGAAGTGTACCGGCTACGGGTTCCACGAACAATTCTGTCAAGAGTGTACCGGCTACAAGAAGGGTGAACAGTGTGAAGACGAATGCCCACAGGATTACTATGCAAACGAAGACACCCGTATCTGCCTACCTTGCCACCAAGAATGCCGCGGTTGTCACGGGCTCGGTGCCGATCACTGTGACGAGTGTCGCAATCTGAAACTCTTCGAGGGCGATCCGTACGATAACTCAACCGCATTCACTTGCGTCAACAACTGTCCAGCTTCGCATCCTTACAAGCGTTTCCCACAGGAGGCGGGCAAGCTTGGTCCCTACTGCTCAGCCGATCCGCTCCAGAGTGGACTGCGAATTGAGCAACAAACACAGGTGAAGATCGTGATGggcagtgtgtttgtgctggtGCTCGTGTGCATCGTGTTTGGGGTGTTGTTTGTCCTGTTCAGCCgacacaagaacaagaaggATGCAGTTAAGATGACGATGGCATTGGCCGGGTGTGAAGACTCGGAACCGCTTCGTCCGTCGAACGTTGGACCAAACCTAACCAAGCTGCGCATTATAAAGGAGGCTGAGATTCGGCGTGGCGGTGTCTTGGGCATGGGAGCATTCGGTCGTGTGTTCAAGGGCGTCTGGATGCCGGAGGGCGAGAGTGTGAAGATCCCGGTCGCGATCAAGGTGCTGATGGAGATGTCCGGTTCGGAGTCGAGCAAAGAGTTCCTAGAGGAAGCATACATTATGGCGTCAGTGGAGCACCCGAACCTGCTGAAGCTGCTGGCAGTTTGTATGACCTCGCAAATGATGCTGATCACACAGCTTATGCCACTCGGCTGCTTGTTGGACTACGTACGCAACAACAAGGATAAGATTGGTTCGAAAGCGCTCCTCAACTGGTCCACTCAGATTGCACGCGGCATGGCGTATCTGGAGGAACGTCGACTTGTACATCGTGACTTGGCCGCTCGTAACGTTTTGGTACAGACCCCTTCATGTGTTAAGATTACTGATTTCGGATTGGCTAAGTTGCTGGACTACGATTCCGACGAGTACCGAGCAGCAGGCGGCAAGATGCccatcaaatggcttgccCTGGAATGCATTCGGCACCGTGTGTTTACGAGCAAGAGCGACGTATGGGCGTTTGGAGTGACTATTTGGGAGCTGCTGACGTACGGTGCCCGCCCGTACGAAAACGTTCCCGCCAAGGATGTGCCGGAATTGATCGAAATCGGTCACAAATTGCCACAGCCGGATATTTGTTCGCTGGATGTGTACTGCATACTGCTGTCCTGCTGGGTGCTTGATGCCGATGCGAGACCAACGTTCAAACAGCTAGCGGAAACGTTTGCCGAAAAGGCACGTGACCCGGGTCGATACCTTATGATTCCGGGTGATAAGTTTATGCGATTGCCTTCCTACACCAACCAGGACGAGAAGGATCTGATTCGTACCCTCGCGCCGGTTGCGATGGCTGCTGCAGCGGCCGCCACATCAACCGTCGATGTGCCGAGCACGATTGCGGAAACGGACGAATACTTACAGCCAAAATCGCGACCTTCAATTATGTTACCGGGACCGTCGGCGGTTGACCCGTCCGATGAGGTGCCAAAGTCACTGCGTTACTGCAAGGATCCGCTCAAGCCGGACGATGAAACGGACGGCAACGGCAAAGAGGTCGGTGTCGGTGGCATCCGGCTGAATCTGCCGCTGGACGAAGATGACTACCTGATGCCTACTTGCCAAAGCCAAAACCAGTCCGCGCCGGGCTACATGGATCTGATCGGTGTACCGGCAAGCGTTGACAATCCCGAGTATTTGATGGGCTCGACGCAAGCGATTGCGGCGGTCGCGCAGGGATCCATGGGATCGCATACGCCACCGCCCAACTCGCCGCACGGTATAACCATGCAGACGTCGTCACAGCACTCACAGATTCAACTGCAACCGATTCAACAGCCGCTACAGGTACTGCAACATCAGTATCAACAGCAgcttcagcaacagcagcaacagcagcaacagcagcagcaacagttgcaacaccaccatcaacaacaactcTCCCAATCGTCTCATCATTCGTCCTCTTCCAACGGCCCTAACGGTCCACCAGTCAGCCACACACCTTCCCTCAGCAACGCTAGCAGCAGTGTCGGTCTAAAGCAGCCGGACTCGATCATGCAGATGCAAGCGAGTAGTGCTGGGCTGCACCAGCAGCAATCATCGCCACCGACGCAAACGATCGGCATCCCACTGTCACCGACGGAAACGGAAGCGACCTCCTCCGAGCACGAGTACTACAACGATCTGCAGCGCGAGCTGATTCCGTTGCATCGTAACGAAACGACTGTCTAA